In Stigmatopora nigra isolate UIUO_SnigA chromosome 18, RoL_Snig_1.1, whole genome shotgun sequence, one genomic interval encodes:
- the LOC144211248 gene encoding matrix metallopeptidase-21-like produces MHVLLLKEPREGDHSPDPYIQEMAVHGLQATLLPVLSFKFVSLETLTEKLFQPDKHGGLIFTSPRAVEAVKICLSDRREEWEHSTKDKWNKKSVYVVGKATASLVRHLGLNPLGEDTGTAEVLSRVIIEKEDTSIPPLFFPCGSIKREVLPTALRDNNVPLETLTVYQTTPHPDVEKNLDAYFAAQGPPACMAFFSPSGVNFCLSALRRLAVRRHRAYYAGRYANRGYGFMKPVRWEETRDQEEYLDYDNGFLDDLQATIQEGSSVPHSRDRSSPDGESHAFIAALKDFQKLSGLPMTGMFDDATRDAMNKPRCGVPDKEIDQEPEEAISHEPDLEESTDLNVENSTYLDTFNETIQNYTTNDMSGIGNYSETDSLNVTVNVNGLSENNTADSNSEFTPKTISLDNSMPKMQPSLEVVRRKKHLASLVFKSRRKRDLGDIGHAAFSKNVLKWRLMGEGYSSQLSIEEQRYIFRLAFRMWSEVSPLQFVEDTQSPLEDVDIRLGFGTGRHLGCNQKFDGSGQEFAHAWFLGDIHFDDDEHFTGPNADSGISLLKVAVHEIGHVLGLPHVYRAGSIMQPSYLPHEGSFEMDWMDRKAIQNLYGGCTGRFDTVFDWIHREKTPYGQVVVRYNTYFLREGWYWLYENRNNRTRYGDPVPLRVGWRGLPADGVDAHVHVWSRKRDAIYFFKGIHFWKYDSESDRVFRPDPEGHHYPRKISDGFPGISGPIDTAVYNRKESQIYFFKNNLVYAFNVGSGSTTPGFPKPIREVFPPAANGDHPGGNIDAAYFSYARNAIFLIKGRGFWQVANGRDRRRRPFLPRNGLLPRKEVDQHWFDICNVHPSALTLTR; encoded by the exons ATGCATGTGCTACTTCTGAAAGAGCCAAGAGAGGGAGACCATTCCCCTGATCCTTACATTCAG GAAATGGCAGTACATGGCCTTCAAGCAACCCTTCTGCCtgttctttcttttaaatttgtctCACTTGAGACCCTGACAGAAAAG CTTTTCCAACCGGACAAACATGGTGGCCTCATCTTTACGAGCCCAAGAGCGGTGGAAGCTGTGAAGATTTGCTTGAGCGACAGAAGAGAAG AATGGGAGCACTCAACCAAAGACAAGTGGAACAAAAAGTCGGTTTATGTGGTGGGCAAAGCAACGGCTTCCTTAG TACGTCATCTTGGCTTGAACCCCCTTGGTGAGGATACTGGGACAGCGGAGGTTCTCTCACGTGTCATCATTGAAA AAGAAGATACAAGTATCCCACCACTTTTCTTTCCCTGCGGGTCTATCAAAAGAGAAGTCCTGCCTACGGCTTTGAGGGACAata ATGTTCCCCTCGAGACGTTGACAGTCTATCAAACAACACCGCATCCTGATGTGGAAAAGAATCTTGATGCCTATTTCGCTGCACAG GGCCCCCCAGCTTGCATGGCATTCTTCAGTCCTTCGGGTGTAAACTTCTGCTTGTCGGCCTTGCGAAGGCT TGCAGTTCGCCGCCATCGGGCCTACTACGCGGGACGCTATGCAAACAGAGG ATATGGCTTCATGAAGCCAGTGAGGTGGGAAGAAACACGAGACCAGGAAGAATATCTGGACTATGACAATGGCTTCCTTGATGACCTCCAAGCGACTATTCAGGAAGGCTCCTCGGTTCCCCATTCCAGGGATCGCTCATCTCCAGATGGAGAAAGCCATGCTTTTATTGCAGCACTTAAAGACTTCCAAAAACTGTCCGGTCTACCAATGACAGGCATGTTTGATGACGCCACTAGAGACGCCATGAACAAACCGAGGTGTGGCGTCCCTGACAAGGAAATCGACCAAGAACCAGAAGAAGCCATCAGTCATGAGCCAGACCTTGAGGAGAGTACAGACTTGAATGTTGAAAACAGCACTTATTTGGACACTTTTAATGAGACGATTCAAAACTATACAACAAATGACATGTCTGGTATTGGTAACTACTCTGAAACAGACTCTCTAAATGTTACTGTAAATGTAAATGGTCTCTCTGAGAACAATACTGCTGATTCCAATTCGGAATTCACACCAAAAACCATATCCCTGGACAATAGCATGCCAAAAATGCAGCCCAGTCTAGAGGTAGTGCGCAGGAAAAAACACTTGGCTTCCTTGGTGTTCAAAAGTAGACGCAAGAGGGACCTAGGAGACATTGGACATGCCGCCTTTAGCAAGAATGTCCTGAAGTGGCGACTGATGGGTGAAGGATACAGCAGTCAGCTGTCCATCGAGGAGCAGCGCTACATTTTCAGACTAGCCTTCAGGATGTGGAGTGAAGTCTCACCTCTCCAGTTCGTGGAAGACACCCAATCACCACTGGAAGACGTTGATATCCGGCTCGGCTTCGGAACAG GAAGACATCTTGGCTGCAATCAGAAGTTTGATGGAAGCGGTCAAGAGTTTGCTCACGCCTGGTTCCTGGGTGACATTCATTTTGACGACGATGAACATTTCACTGGCCCCAATGCCGACAGTGGTATTAGCCTCCTTAAG gtggCAGTTCACGAGATTGGGCACGTTTTGGGTTTGCCTCACGTCTACCGAGCCGGATCCATTATGCAGCCCAGTTATCTTCCTCATGAGGGCAGTTTTGAGATGGATTGGATGGACAGAAAAGCCATCCAGAACCTTTATG GGGGTTGCACAGGTCGGTTTGACACTGTTTTTGACTGGATTCACCGAGAGAAAACTCCCTACGGCCAGGTGGTTGTACGCTACAACACTTATTTCCTGAGGGAAGGCTGGTACTGGCTGTACGAAAACCGTAACAACCGAACACGCTATGGCGACCCTGTCCCACTGCGGGTCGGCTGGCGAGGGCTCCCCGCCGACGGAGTGGACGCCCATGTGCACGTGTGGTCTCGAAAACGAGATgctatttacttttttaaag gtATTCACTTCTGGAAGTATGATAGTGAAAGTGACAGAGTCTTCAGACCGGACCCTGAGGGCCACCACTATCCCAGAAAGATTTCAGACGGTTTCCCAGGAATCTCCGGCCCTATCGACACGGCTGTATACAATCGAAAGGAGTCGCAGATTTACTTCTTCAAAAACAATTTA GTTTATGCCTTTAACGTAGGGTCTGGCAGTACAACACCAGGTTTCCCCAAACCTATCAGGGAAGTGTTCCCACCAGCAGCTAATGGTGACCACCCTGGCGGCAACATTGACGCCGCCTACTTCTCATATGCACGCAACGCCATCTTCCTCATCAAGGGGCGTGGCTTCTGGCAGGTGGCCAATGGGCGGGACCGCCGGCGCCGCCCCTTCCTACCACGCAATGGCTTGTTGCCGCGTAAGGAAGTGGATCAGCACTGGTTTGACATCTGCAACGTGCACCCCTCTGCACTCACCCTGACAAGATGA
- the bccip gene encoding protein BCCIP homolog: MASSAKKRAVGLGENPQESDDSSEESLGEDDDSTGEDSEASDEINEEVTVDFEAHAVSHNDYNGIKKLLQQLFLKAHVNTSEMTDIIIQQNQVGSVIKQAEVPEDSDDDDPDEVFGFITMINLTERKGVECVDQVKELILEHCEKNLGHVACEQLEKTLSNTNKPVGLLLSERFINVPPQIALPLHKQLQEEISEAERTNTPVGKYHYFLMISKTCKEAKGNTNPDEYMFMKAEEEFFYEHAVTKFHFSVQEDADSCLSGRWSFDDVPMKPFRTVMLIPVDQMPAIMEKLKEYLTM, encoded by the exons ATGGCTTCGTCGGCTAAAAAGAGAGCAGTTGGTTTGGGAGAAAACCCTCAGGAAAGTGATGACAGCTCGGAGGAGAGTTTAGGGGAAGACGATGATTCCACTGGAGAGGACAGTGAGGCATCCGATGAGATTAACGAG GAAGTTACGGTGGACTTTGAAGCGCACGCAGTTTCGCACAATGACTACAATGGCATCAAGAAACTTTTACAACAG TTGTTTCTCAAAGCGCATGTCAACACATCCGAGATGACTGACATCATCATTCAGCAGAACCAAGTGGGAAGTGTTATCAAG CAAGCAGAGGTGCCCGAAGATAGTGATGACGACGACCCGGATGAAGTGTTCGGTTTCATTACCATGATAAACCTAACTGAACGAAAG GGTGTCGAGTGTGTGGACCAGGTGAAAGAACTGATCCTGGAGCACTGCGAAAAGAACTTGGGACACGTTGCTTGCGAACAGCTGGAGAAGACGCTCAGTAACACCAACAAGCCCGTTGGTCTCCTGCTCAGCGAGCGTTTTATCAACGTGCCGCCACAGATCGCTCTGCCCCTACACAAGCAGCTACA GGAAGAAATATCCGAAGCCGAACGGACAAACACGCCCGTCGGGAAGTATCATTACTTCTTGATGATTAGTAAGACGTGTAAAGAAGCCAAAGGCAACACCAATCCAGATGAATACATGTTCATGAAGGCAGAAGAGGAGTTCTTCTATGAG CACGCCGTCACCAAGTTTCACTTCTCGGTGCAGGAGGATGCCGACTCGTGTCTGAGCGGCCGCTGGTCCTTCGACGACGTTCCCATGAAGCCGTTTCGCACCGTCATGTTGATCCCGGTAGACCAGATGCCTGCCATCATGGAAAAACTGAAAGAATATCTCACTATGTGA